The genomic interval ATGGTAAGTTCAAGTCGGTTAATGCATATGTTTGTGTTTCggacttttttcttagaatcAACAATGTTGTTTAGTGACACACATTATTTTTTCCCCTCTACTCTTTTAGTTTGATATGAAACACAtttctcatatatttatttttattcttagAGGTAATAGTATGCACACAAACTGAGCAGGTATTCTTTTCAGGCTCTTTTGAAGAGGTTAGGTGTTTTTATGTGACCTCTGCAAATTATTGATTCTATAATGAGGTTGCGTAAATATGAAGTATGATATTATCTAGATTCCAATTACATTGTGGGACATAGTAATTCTCATTGCTATTGTAGGCCATAGTGTATTGATTCCTGTTCATCGCTTCTTTCTGGAGTTCAGTTACCACGTTGGTGCTTCATATGCAACAGCATGGACCAATTTACTATGCCATGTCCTAAGAAGGTTTGTGCATGACAAGAAGGTATCTAAGATAACACTCTTTCGTTAATGCCAACTGTTAAACATAGaaatcaaagtaatttattttgctaccattttcTTTAGGTGGCACTCACAGATTGTTCAATTGTACTGGGGACATTAGGCTTTATTACTGTTATTGGGATCAATCAGATATGCATTTTCTGCTGGTTTTGCTCATGGCTATGTACACAAGAAATTttagattataaaataaatatgatggACCAATGTTTCCAGCTACTACTTCCGGTGTACATCCTTTTTTATTATGTGTCACTTCTGATTTGGTCTTTGTTCAAACCTGCCTATAATATCAACAAGAACTAAAACTGAAAGATTTCAACAAGAATCATGTACTTGCAAAACCATTGTTCAAAATCCAAGATTTCACCCCTGAAGTGTTCATTTAAAAGTTAAGGCAATTTTCTATTCCGGATTAGCCTTTCGGCCTGCATCAATGGTTTTAAACAATCTGGTTGGATTCAGTTGCCCTATGAGTTACTTTTGTAGTACTGATGAATCTGAAAATTTACCCTGAGTTCTATTGGGTTCTAAGATAATCCATGGTGTATTCATTCAAAGTTGGCATCCCATACCACATACCGCTGagataatatattattagtTTGGTGGAACTATTTCACTGATTATCATATGTTATCACATATTGGTTGCATATTTGTGCAAATGGTTGAAAcaattctatttttatttaatcgctttgcttttcaaGCTATATTATTGTTTCAGACTTTGTGATGAACTTTCTTGCAAAATATCTAAAGCTTATCTCAAAGTTGATAAGTTATGTACTAATTTCAGTATTATGTTTGCTTTTGTCAGGGCTAGAGAATATATGCATTAGTGTACTTGAAACAAAACAGGGTAGAGTGGCCCAATGGCACTATTTGTCTTTCCAAATCGCCACTATGTCAGTACAGATAAACAAATAGAGGTTTGATCATTTATATATGGTTTAGATTTTTCAACAATATTGTATCAAAGTATTGTTTTCCTCATATCTTGGACTGTAGTATGTCCTTGCAGGATGTAAATGTTAACTCAAGTTACATTTCATGAACATATTTGGATCTCTTTTTTGTCCACACGCAGCGTAGCACGTGTCTATTGCTAGTAGTAATTAGACACAGAGTAGATATGTTCCAAAGGTGGCGAgaattaggccttgtttagttgaagaaaatttttaagcttggttgtcacatcggatatacggatacacatttaaagtattaagcgtagtctaataacaaaacaaattacagatacCGCCAGGaaatgcgagacgaatttattaagcctaattaatctatcattagcaaatgttgactgtagcaccacattgtcaaatcatggcgtaattacgcttaaaagattcgtctcgcaatttacacgcaatctgtgtaattggtttttttctatatttaatactctatacatgtgtttAAACATTCGTGACAGcatgaaaaattttattttcggaactaaacaggccttaCTAATGCTAGATCGAACTGACAGAGGCCGTTGACCATTGATTCATTGAATTAACACTCCTATCTCCAGGAGTGTGAATACGGTGTGGTGTCCAGCCTCTGGATCTGTCGGTAAGACAGTAATTAGGAGTGCACTAGAAGCGCACTAGGTCAGTAATAGCCCAAACCTAAACGGCTAAGAAGTATTGACGAGTTCGTCGCATCTGCATtgtctaattttttttcgaGACGACACGTGTTcttacataaatatatatacactcaTTATTATAAACACACATAGTACCGTATAAGCATATTAAAAGATTTATTGAAACCGTATTGTTTTGATatttttgaagttgtcatagACATCTCATCAACAATAGCCAAATGCCTCGCAAAAAAAAACGCCAAATGCGAGCACCTGTAAATGCATTGCCTAGATTTTGGTAAGttaactaaggctgtgttccgGAGGTGAGATGGGGAACTCACCTCCTTTGCATGCAAAATAGAGCGACGCATTTtgttatgattaattaagtatttactttttaaagcagcttttatatagaaaatttttagaaaaaacatatcgtatttagccgtttgaaaaacgtgcatgTGGAACACGAGGGGTGTGAGTTGGAAAACTCACCAAAAATAATACAACCTAATTACTCCTTGAAACAACGAACCATCATTTTTattcagtggcggagccagacCCGGCTACCATGGGCAATGGCTCAGGCTCCGCTTAGCAAATGCAGCTATGCATCCATAGATTAACACTTAATTAGCTTGCTAATTACATTGCTTAGTTCACTGCTAGGCCGTATGAAGCAACACCACATCGACAGATGTGCTTAACACAAACTTATAAAGCAAATGCTCATGTTAAAATGATCTATGTATTATATAGACTtgtatattttttgtttgtttgctaGGTTTGCCCGAgctcataaaattttttgaatctGCCACTGTTTTAATTAAATAGAGGAGTAAAACTGTACAAGTGTACAAAGTGAAAAAGGAGATAATGTAATGCTCAGGACCTTCAGTCCGAGCTTACTAAAACTCTAGACAACTGCCGAGATGTAATACCGTTGCTTATAATTCACCCGTAAATGCATTGGCTAGATTTTGGTAAGTTAACTAATTATTACGAGTCTTAGTTTTTGTAATACAGCCGCTTGTAATTTACTGCTTGTAATGCGAGTACAccagtattttttttagcaaaaccgATTTCTTTTACTTATATTTGAGAGTTTGAACCGGGCAGCAGATGGAATCGGAGAGACACCTGCCCCGTACCCGTACGTACGTGCAGGCGTGCCGCGGAAAAACTCCCCGATTCCGTTGAGGAGTCGATCTCCTCCACCGCGCCACACCCACATATACAAAATCTCGATCCCGCTCGTTCAATAACGCGTCCGCGCACGGCGACACACCCGATGGatcgcgcgcggccgcggcgggaaCAACAACCACCCACGGCGCGTCCTGGCCGACGTCGTCATCCGCTTCGACCCCACATGGCTGGTGACGATCCTCCTGTTGTCGCTTCTGCTACTGGGGAAGGCGACGGGGACCACGGCGACGGTGGTCGTCTCCGGCAGCATGGAGCCAGGGATCCGGCGGGGCGACATGCTCATCGTACGGGAGCGGCGCaacgacggtgacggcgacgacaacATCCGCGCCGGGGACATCGTCCTCTTCAGCACCGAACTCCACCCCGTCCCCATCGTTCATCGCGTCATCGAGCTCCACGAgcgacacgacggcggcgtAAGGCAGATGCTAACGAAAGGTGACAACAATGGTGTCACCGATAGAAGCTCCCTCTACACGGGGCAGTGGCTGCACGATCACCATATTTTGGGAAGAGCAGTCGGGTTTTTGCCTTATCTTGGTTGGCCGCGTTGCTTGATCCAAGATTTTGTACTTGACAAACTGAATTTGTGACGCCGGTAGGCAGGTTTAGTGGAAGCTTTGAGCTTGTTTCACCGATGATTGACTGGCTTGTGACTTGTAATGCGAGCCATTTGAAGTTGTCGTAGTGCTTGTGGGTAGAGATATGCAAGTGTACCGGCCCGTGAATACAATTGTAGGCCAAAAAAAGTGGGTAACCTGTAGGTTCTCAGTCGTGGTTCGGCTTGCTGCACGGTTATGGGCAATTAGAGGTTAATAATTAGTTGTGTTTCTTTCTATATATTTTAGCTTGCTGCACGGTTATGGGCAATTAGAGGTTAATAATTAGTTGTGtttctttctatataaaaataggTGAAACCCCACGCAttgtgtaacatcccggcctagggtttaataggattaatagaatactcatatcaacaagttacaacttcttttccggaagccaatctccaaagaactccagggttaagcaacctagagcaatttgggatgggtgaccgaccgggaaattcttctcgggtgcacacgagtgaggacaaagtgtgcaaaaAAGACATgcgttggtctgtgagggcagtctatgacctatgaaagctgctagatgtaagtgggcccggcctgggagaggcgggtcgttacaaaatggtatcagagccgactctcgcggtttcacgggcgcgtgtgtcgcagttgcgcaggcatggtgcgcatagCCGGTGTAGACCggaagtgggcccggcctgggagaggcgggtcgttacaaaatggtatcagtgccgactctcgcggtgttaagcgtgcttgacctggagcaatttgggatgggtgaccgaccgggaacaCGAGTGAGAACAAAGTGttatagaatactcatatcaacaagttgcaacttcttttccggaagccaatctttgggatgggtgaccgaccgggaacaCGAGTGAGGACCGGGAACATGAGTGAGGACaaaatttgggatgggtgaccgaccgggaacacgagtgaggacaaagtgtgcagaaaagacatgtgttggtctgtgagggcagtctatgacctatgaaagctgctagatgtaagtgggcccggcctgggagaggcgggtcgttacacaTTGCtacgggaatttagtatgataacaataaaaaaacatgtaagatagctagataacatcagattaagccaatctccaaagaactccatggttaagcgtgcttgctagatgtaagtgggcccggcctgggagaggcgggtcgttacacaTTGCTAcaggaatttagtatgataacaataagaaaacatgtaagatagctagataacatcagattaagccaatctccaaagaactccatggttaagcgtgcttgacctggagcaatttgggatgggtgaccgaccgggaacacgagtgaggacaaaatTTGGgatgagggcagtctatgacctatgaaagctgctagatgtaagtgggcccggcctgggagaggcgggtcgttacacaTTGCtacgggaatttagtatgataacaaatagctagataacatcagattaagccaatctccaaagaactccatggttaagcgtgcttgctagatgtaagtgggcccggcctgggagaggcgggtcgttacacaTTGCtacgggaatttagtatgataacaataaaaaaacatgtaagatagctagataacatcagattaagccaatctccaaagaactccatggttaagcgtgcttgacctggagcaatttgggatgggtgaccgaccgggaacacgagtgaggacaaaatTTGGgatgagggcagtctatgacctatgaaagccactagatgtaagtgggcccggcctgggagaggcgggtcgttacacaTTGCtacgggaatttagtatgataacaataaaaaacatGTAAGAtaaatttgggatgggtgaccgaccgggaacacgagtgaggacaaagtgtgcagaaaagacatgaggacaaagtgtgcagaaaagacatgtgttggtctgggatgggtgaccgaccgggaacacgagagtgtgcagaaaagacatgaggacaaagtgtgcagaaaagacatgtgttggtctgtgagggcagtctatggcctatgaaagctgctagatgtaagtgggcccggcctgggagaggcgggtcgttacacaTTGCtacgggaatttagtatgataacaataaaaaaacatgtaagatagctagataacatcatattaagtaaattaatgtggtttatgataatttaaaggtttatgataatttaaatttaaatagtatgtagaatggtgattcaaagaGGATGTTTCTGgtctggggttgatcgacgggggcgtcgatctctcttaagggggtgcccccgtcgatctctcttaagggggtgagggtgtaacatcccggcctagggtttaataggattaatagaatactcatatcaacaagttgcaacttcttttccggaagccaatctccaaagaactccaggttaagcgtgcttgacctggagcaatttgggatgggtgaccgaccgggaacacgagtgaggacaaagtgtgcagaaaagacatgtgttggtctgtgagggcagtctatgacctatgaaagctgctagatgtaagtgggcccggcctgggagaggcgggtgtagaatggtgattcaaacgtaaaaagtaataaaaaaaacatgtaagatagctagataacatcagattaagtaaattaatgtggtttatgataatttaaatttaaatagtatgtagaatggtgattcaaacggtTATctagattaagtaaattaatgtggtttatgataatttaaatttaaatagtatgtagaatggtgattcaaacgtaaaaagtaataaaaaaacatgtaagatagctagataacatcagattaagtaaattaatgtggtttatgataatttaaatttaaatagtatgtagaatggtgattcaaacggtTATctagattaagtaaattaatgtggtttatgataatttaaatttaaatagtatgtagaatggtgattcgaacgtaaaaagtaaggtggtatgactttatggaagaagaaaattaggaagatagtttggaccgtagattaatcatctaaatgcTAAAAACagttgatgtgatatgacttatttagagaaaaaaaggagaaagataatttagaccatagattaatcatttaagcactaactaagtgagaatgaactatataagtatataggatatcataaaacataataaagatatacattgaaacattattttcaattatgtgaattatgttgactatataagtatataggatatcataaaacataataaagatataaattgaaacattattttcaattatgtgaattatgttggatgataatttaacatgtttgtatttgaaaagctcttaaattataaaaactataaagatatagcatatttgcatgatgtttaaatgtgatgattgttagtggatgatgatgtggcatcttgttaattagtggatgatgatgtggcatcttgttaattagtggatgatgatgtgacatctttgcatgttaagcttaaggagttagtgggagataactttatagtaagataggatttctgtctttttttctcttggaGAGAGGTGAAAAGGAGAAGTAGGTTGTAGAAGGAAAAAAGATATACagtacatataaaagtttttcttACATATATTTTACTTTGTCGTTTCGGTAATGAATCTTGATTTTTTGAATTCAATTGTTGAGAACTTTATAAGAGTTCTATAAGAATTATTTAAGTACTCATAACATTACTCACTGCAGAATGTATCACCAGCAGACCAGCTCTCCACTCATCAACTCTTTCTCAATACAAGTCGTAGTAGTGTATGTACTTAAGTACTAGTGTCAGAAAAGAATGCAGGACTCTTGAAACAAAACTGGAACCAGAATGCCATTTTCTGGCTAAAAGATCCGAAACATCCAATGGGAGCGCAGACGAACCCACTGAGATACTGGCTCACGTGGCACACTATTCATCGCAAAAACTAGCATGTCAAAAAATACATTCGTATTCAGCATCAACTGGTGCTACAATATTATACACTGGTCCGAGCGCGTATGTAGAACTGTTAGTGTTGACATCTTAAACAAATATGAACTCTCATTAAACAATCAATCACTGGTAATTACACTGGTGCACGTCTGTACAACTGTTGACTGTGTATGTCACACTTCTTTTGAGCCACAATTTAAACTTATTTTTAACTCGATGACATGTTAAACAAATATGAACTCATTAAACAATCAGCTAGTAATTTAATGTCTCCCATGCAGGTGCTAATATACTGCACTCTCTGTCAACTCTGCACCGAAGCAAGTGTGCGCAATTCACCAACTTGGAGATTAGTAACAATTTGAGCATAGGCTCTACAGTCTCGGTTAGTCCCCCCAGATCTCCATTGCAGCAGAGTGTCGCCATTGCAAGGGTGCTTGGTGAAGCGTCCTCTATAGGGAGAGTCTTTgggtcttcgtcttcctccaaTCAGTTCTCGAGACATTGGTGTTGCTGCAGTATATATTCTACACTCGAAATGCATATTAGAGTGGGCAGCACGATCAGACAAGTGGTGAGCCACtcacaaatatttttctctgaCACCCAAAGCTGCTTCacatttttcttccttttgatCGAATTGGTCTCTCGCTTGCATTTCACTCCATGGATAGACGTGCATGAGGTTTAGTGTGGTGATTAGTTCTTGGATCTTGATTCGGCAGCTGATCAAATCCGCGCCGAAAGGCGGTGGTCGGCAGCAACGCCGGGCGAAGGGGATGGAGAAGGTCGCGGTTGGCTTGTTGCCGCCGCTGCGGTtcatcgccgtcctcgccgtcgtgTCGTGGACGTCGTTCATCTACTGCCATTTCTCCTTGCTCAGCGGCGGGTTGCTGCtgggccacggcggcggcgacgacggcgccgacccGTGCCGGGGGAGGTACATCTACGTGCACGACCTGCCGCGCCggttcaacgacgacatcctcCGCGACTGCCGGAAGACGAGAGACCACTGGCCGGACATGTGCGGGTTCGTCAGCAACGCCGGCCTCGGCCGGCCGCTCGTCGACCGGGCCGACGGCGTGCTGACGGGCGAGGCCAGGTGGTACGGCACGCACCAGTTCGCGCTGGACGCCATCTTCCACAACCGGATGAAGCAGTACGAGTGCCTGACCAACCAATCGGCGGTGGCTGACGCGGTGTTCGTCCCGTTCTACGCCGGCTTCGACTTCGTCCGCTACCACTGGGGTTACGACAACGCGACGAGGGACGCCGCGTCGGTCGACCTCACGCAGTGGCTCatgcggcggccggagtggagGCGCTTGGGCGGCCGCGACCACTTCCTCGTCGCCGGGAGGACGGGGTGGGACTTCCGGAGGGACACCAACATCAACCCAAACTGGGGCACCAACCTCCTCGTCATGCCGGGCGGCCGGGACATGTCGGTGCTCGTGCTGGAGTCCTCGCTGCTCAACGGCAGCGACTACGCCGTGCCGTACCCGACCTACTTCCACCCGAGGTCCGACGCCGACGTGTTCCGGTGGCAGGACAGGGTGCGCGGCATGCAGCGTCGGTGGCTCATGGCGTTCGTcggcgcgccgcggccggaCGACCCGAAGAACATCCGCGCCCAGATCATCGCGCAGTGCAACGCGACGAGCGCGTGCAGCCAGCTCGGCTGCGCGTTCGGCAGCAGCCAGTGCCACTCCCCGGGCAACATCATGCGGCTGTTCCAGAAGGCCACCTTCTGCCTGCAGCCGCCGGGGGACTCCTACACGCGGCGGTCGGTGTTCGACTCGATGGTCGCCGGGTGCATCCCGGTGTTCTTCCACAACGCGACGGCGTACCTGCAGTACGCGTGGCACCTCCCCCGGGAGCACGCCAAGTACTCGGTGTTCATCTCCGAGCACGACGTGCGCGCCGGCAACGTGAGCATCGAGGCGACGCTCCGGGcgatccccgccgccaccgtggaGCGGATGCGGGAGGAGGTGATCCGGCTCATCCCGTCGGTGATCTACGCCGACCCGAGGTCGAAGCTGGAGACGGTGAGGGACGCcttcgacgtcgccgtcgagggGATCATCGACAGAATCGCCATGACCAGGGGAGGCTACGCGAGATCGTGGCTCCGGCCTAAACAATCTAGGCAAGCACTAGACGCTCGACGACGCAGACTAAGTTAATGAATTAAATGTAGGATACTCGATCAATTTACAGCATGTAGAACGAGTTGATATCAATCATCAGTTTCGCTAGTTGATACTATCATATAGATCTTTGTATACTTCTGTTTGTTCCAAAATTCGTTTACATCAAGATTTGCACCTGTACGCCCCACGGCCACAGTTGTTGCAGTTTGCAGATTCTGATCCACGGCTGTACATGTACGGACCGAATCCGATCGGTTGGAAAACACGTGCCTTAGCACAATAAATCTCACTTTGTAACATACAACATAT from Oryza glaberrima chromosome 3, OglaRS2, whole genome shotgun sequence carries:
- the LOC127768096 gene encoding xyloglucan galactosyltransferase KATAMARI1 homolog, which codes for MHIRVGSTIRQVLIKSAPKGGGRQQRRAKGMEKVAVGLLPPLRFIAVLAVVSWTSFIYCHFSLLSGGLLLGHGGGDDGADPCRGRYIYVHDLPRRFNDDILRDCRKTRDHWPDMCGFVSNAGLGRPLVDRADGVLTGEARWYGTHQFALDAIFHNRMKQYECLTNQSAVADAVFVPFYAGFDFVRYHWGYDNATRDAASVDLTQWLMRRPEWRRLGGRDHFLVAGRTGWDFRRDTNINPNWGTNLLVMPGGRDMSVLVLESSLLNGSDYAVPYPTYFHPRSDADVFRWQDRVRGMQRRWLMAFVGAPRPDDPKNIRAQIIAQCNATSACSQLGCAFGSSQCHSPGNIMRLFQKATFCLQPPGDSYTRRSVFDSMVAGCIPVFFHNATAYLQYAWHLPREHAKYSVFISEHDVRAGNVSIEATLRAIPAATVERMREEVIRLIPSVIYADPRSKLETVRDAFDVAVEGIIDRIAMTRGGYARSWLRPKQSRQALDARRRRLS